In Bdellovibrio sp. GT3, one genomic interval encodes:
- a CDS encoding RNA recognition motif domain-containing protein codes for MGKKIYVGNLSYNTDSDLLAETFSAFGTVESANIITDRETGRSKGFAFVEMSSDSEATAAIEKLNGMDLGGRAMNISEAKPQAPRTGGGGGRNFGSRRSY; via the coding sequence ATGGGAAAAAAAATATACGTTGGAAATCTTAGCTACAATACTGACTCTGATCTGTTGGCAGAGACTTTCAGTGCTTTTGGTACGGTTGAGTCTGCAAACATCATCACAGACCGCGAAACTGGTCGCAGCAAAGGTTTTGCTTTTGTTGAAATGTCCTCTGACTCTGAAGCTACTGCAGCAATTGAAAAATTGAACGGTATGGATTTGGGCGGTCGTGCGATGAATATTTCAGAAGCCAAGCCTCAAGCTCCACGCACAGGTGGTGGTGGCGGTCGCAACTTCGGTTCACGTCGTTCTTACTAA
- the infA gene encoding translation initiation factor IF-1 has protein sequence MARDDLIMIEGKVSDLKGGGIYFITLQNGIDIKAKLCGKMKRFNIKVVVGDRVTVSVSPYDPTHGLITHRFKA, from the coding sequence ATGGCTAGAGATGACTTGATTATGATCGAAGGAAAGGTCTCCGATTTAAAAGGTGGCGGCATTTACTTTATCACTCTGCAAAATGGAATCGATATCAAGGCCAAGCTATGCGGGAAAATGAAGCGCTTCAATATCAAAGTGGTAGTGGGCGACAGAGTTACGGTCAGCGTTTCTCCTTATGACCCCACCCATGGCCTCATCACCCATCGCTTCAAAGCGTAG